In Macrobrachium nipponense isolate FS-2020 chromosome 30, ASM1510439v2, whole genome shotgun sequence, a genomic segment contains:
- the LOC135202167 gene encoding uncharacterized protein LOC135202167 — MWHSIRRDSWEQARNCITCQSSKTGRHTESRIGSFPQPRRRFGHIHIDVVGPLPPSDGAKYHLTVIDWSTRWPEGTPMSEATADACAEALLMGAKHHTTASYNPTANSMVKRVHSSLKASLMACCKGPDWKAQLPWVLLGLRTAPRANSSQYLAEKVYGEILTVPGKFLPADSDDPDNPVARLQAAAQKFVPFRETYTDRKKQCLGLL; from the coding sequence ATGTGGCATAGCATCAGGAGGGACTCCTGGGAGCAGGCCAGGAACTGCATCACGTGCCAGAGCAGCAAGACGGGAAGGCACACCGAATCACGGATAGGCTCTTTTCCCCAGCCCAGGCGAAGATTTGGACACATCCACATTGATGTTGTAGGGCCCCTTCCTCCATCCGATGGTGCAAAATACCACCTGACTGTGATCGACTGGTCTACCAGGTGGCCTGAGGGCACCCCAATGTCAGAAGCCACCGCAGATGCCTGTGCCGAAGCCCTCCTGATGGGGGCCAAGCACCACACCACCGCGTCCTACAACCCCACAGCCAACAGCATGGTGAAGAGGGTCCACAGCTctctcaaggcttccctgatggcttGCTGCAAAGGCCCCGACTGGAAGGCACAGCTCCcatgggtcctcctcggcctccgCACTGCCCCAAGAGCCAACAGCAGCCAGTACCTGGCAGAAAAGGTGTACGGAGAGATCCTGACAGTGCCAGGCAAATTCCTCCCCGCAGACAGCGACGACCCTGACAATCCCGTGGCAAGACTCCAAGCAGCCGCCCAGAAGTTCGTCCCCTTCCGAGAAACATATACCGACAGGAAGAAGCAGTGCCTTGGACTCCTGTAG